The following is a genomic window from Bacillus sp. V2I10.
TTTTCAATGGGAAAAGAAACATTTTATTTCAATGGAGTATGTAGAAGGCGAGACATTCGAGGATTTAATATTTATTAAAAAAGAAGCTTATGGAGAGAAGGAATCCTTTCATATATTGTTGAAAGTATTAAGGGCTGTAAAGATTCTTCATGAAAATGGAATTGTTCACAGGGATTTAAGAATACCGAACATTCTTATGAAAAATCAGTCCATTCATATTATTGATTTTGGATTAGCCAGAAGACTGAATGAATCTTATGAAGTATGCAAATCTGAAACAAAATACTCCGAAGAAAAGATTCTTTTCAGAGAGGTTTCCTATCAGAGCGATTTTTTTGCTTTGGGACATTTCGTGCTTTTTTTATTGTATTCAGGCTATGTTCCTTCTTCGAGAAAGAGCAGAAGCTGGGAAGATGAACTTGAATTATCATCGTTTGCTAAAGAAATTATAAAACGGATGCTCAAGCTTCTAAAGCCATATGATTCTATTGATGAGCTTATAGGGGAAGTGTTGAAGTGTGCGGATGGGAGAGAACAGAATGTCATTTTTTAATAAGATTCTTTCAAGTGTAGGGATTGGTGCAGCTAAAGTGGATGCGCGATTAGCTTCTGATAAAATTGTTTTGGGAGAAGAGCTGAAAGGGATCATTCACGTCGAAGGCGGAAACATCGAGCAGCAGATCGATGAAATCTACCTTTCTCTGCAAACAACTTATTTAAAAGAATCAGATGATAAGAAATATCATCAGACTGCTACCATTACAAAGGTGAAAATTAATGAACCATTTGTAATCAAGGCAAATGAAATAAAAGAAATTCCATTTGCTTTTCCATTGCCTGCTGACACACCAATCACCCTTGGCTCATCAAAGGTTTGGCTAGAAACCGGGCTTGATATTAAAGGAGCAGTTGACCCGAGTGACAAAGACTTTTTAGATGTAGCAGCACCGCCGCTCGTGCAAACAATTTTCTCCGCACTAAGGGACCTTGGCTTTAACCTGAGAAAAGTAGAAAATGAGGCAGCTCCGTATCATTTGAGGAAAAGGCTTCCTTTCATTCAGGAATTTGAGTTCTATCCAACCGCAGGTCCATTCCGCGGCAAGCTCGATGAACTGGAAGTCGTCATTTCAAATGTAAGCCATCACGGAGTAGAGCTGCTGCTTGAAGTAGATCGCCGGGCAAGGGGACTCGGAGGCTTTTTATCTGAGGCCCTCGAAATGGATGAATCCCTGGTAAAAGTTATGATCACTCAGCAAGATCAGGCATCTATCAGAAGAACACTTGAAAATGTCATACAGCGGTATAGTTAATCAAGGTGACAGCAGTGAAGAGTTTATCACTGCTGTTTTTTGATGGGAGATAACCAATTTAATAGGAGAGGAGAAACAAAATGAAGCAAAAATCACCAAAGCTTCCCCTAACTGACAAGGAGAGGGAACAGCTGAGAAAGGGCAAAATCAAACTCTTAGAGATAAAAGAGATGAAGGCAAACGAATTAGCTGCTTTAATTGAAGTTCCAAACGAACGTGCCCGGGTATTAATTGGACTTGCTGTCTTTCAGTCTATTCCGTCAGTGGGCCCAAAGCTTGCCCATAATTTCGCTGTGGATTTTGGCTTTTCTGCTTTAGCGGATATAAAGAACAGGAAAGGAGAAGAGCTCGTTCATGAACTTGAGAAAAAATACGGTGTATGGATGGATCCTTGTGTAGAAGATGTCATGAGATGTGTCGTCTATCATGCAAATCATCCAGGCAGCGATAAAAACTGGTGGGATTTTACCGAGGAGCGCAAGAAATACCGTGAAACATTCGGGTATCCTGATGACCGGCCCATTAAGGCGTGGCACGAGTAAAGAGCCTATTTTAATACTGTATCAACAAGAGTTACAGCAGTAAAAAAATCCTCCATTTTAAGAGAACAGACAAAAAAAGTGCGTCAGGGAACGTATAGTATAGAAAGACAGTTTATTTCTGACTTAATGGAAACGATTTGTCATGAACATTACATAGTTTTAACGCACTACAATTTAAGGAGGATGCAGCCATGATCTACGAAATTGAAATCGGCACAGAAAAAGGAAAATTATCTTTAATCACTCTCGGATTAGAGAAAGAAGACGTCATTAACAGTCTGCAGACAGACCGCTTTTTTATAGGCTACACGCACACAGGCCTTACATTCGGATTAAATGCAAATGAAATCGTGTCATTTGATATTCAAAAAAGAGAAACGGTCTCAAGCATGCTTGCAGCAGCTCTTACAGAGGAATTCGGCGGGGAAACAGCTGAAAAGTTTCCTTTTTTGTCTACTGCATTATTAGAAACTGTTTAAACGTATACTGAATACCGCAGATAAATTTCGGATGGACTATATACATAAAGAGAATCGAAGCGAGCTCCGCGCTTCTTGTGAAAAGGGAAGGGTTGAAAGTGGATATGAGTGAGAATCTTTGGACTAGAAAGTATACAGTACTGGATAAAACGCGGGAACAATTAATCAAGGACCTGGAAATTCAAGCAGCTTATTATCCTTATATAGATGCTGCAAAACAGCGTATTCAAGATACCGGAAAATATGGACCGGTGCATGATGCAGCAGACCTCTTCCTTCAATATTTAGAGGAAGAATGTAAGTCTATAGAAAATGAAGCCAACTAAATATTCAAGCTGAAGGCGTTTCTATAAAGAAACGTCTTTTTACGAAAAAAAGCTCAAAACAAAACGCTGTCTATGTATACAGAACATAAACAGCGTCTTATCTTGAATCAAACATATTCACTTTTTTGTTCTTTCCTTTCTTACTAATAACCATTCGTTGCTTTGAATCAATTGATTGCTTTCAATTAATGTCTTGCACGGATTCGATCAGTTTATTCTTTTGCTTTGATTTCCCGCATGCCCACATGCTGCGAAAATAGTTTTCACGGGCTATTTTCATCTGCATCATGATCTTAGCATGCTTCGCTCACCGTCGTCATTGGAATCATCCCCTTAGTCAGATTCACGTTTCCCCGCATATCCACACATCTCAAAATCAGTTTTCACGGGCTGATTTTTTACTGGATGTGATTCTGATATGCTTCGCTTACCGTCGTCATTGGAATCACGCCTTCCTATGAGTGAGTAAATTCATCTTAACAAAATCTTAACAATAATTAAACATTCAGAATAATCTGTATATAGGCAAATAAAGCGTTTACAACTTGTAAATCTCTCAAATTCTCTGTTTTTCTTAGTTTCTCATTGAATTTCGTTTTTTTATTTTTCAGCGGTGCTTAAATATTCATTGCTAATACGTACAAGGGTTGATAAAATTAATTTAAAATTCAGAAAAAACGGAGGTTTTCCATGCCGACAGAAGCTGAAGTACGTCCTTTTACAGAAAGTGATATTGGAAAAACAGCTTTATCTGAAAGCTTTAAAATTGATCTTCGCACCTATACAGAGGAAGAAAAAGGCGAGCTTTTTGCAACAAATCTGGTTCGGGACTGGTCGATGCTGACGTGGAAGGATGTTAGAAAACCTTACGAAGTCAAAACATTTGCAAAAGATCGAAAGGACTGGGAAAAAGAAAATCAAAAGTCCATGCCTGTTCATACATCATGGCAGTATTTTAATAAATCCTTCCATGAATGGAGATGTACCGGAAGAAATGAATGCATTTAATGATGAACTGAAGAAATATTTTGCTGCATTCCGTCCGGCTGAGGTTAAAGATGTTCTAGGCAGATCAATGAAGCTCAGGCTTTGGAATTATATTCACCGAATTGAAGATGGCATCTGGGATCCGCGGGGGAAAAGAGCACTGTTTGAAGGGCTGCATGTTTCAAAGCCTAGAATTCTATTTTTAGGGGCTGCCGAAGGCTATGAAGCGATGCAGCTTGCTGCCATGTATCCAGGCGGTGAAATTGTCATGGTGGACTATGATCCGTTTTGCCGAGACGGCCGTTTTGCCGAATTTCCTGAGCATTATCCTTTTTTAGGTGAAAACCCTGTGACTGGCGCACCCAAAGTGTGGTATAAGAACGATTTTAACATCACTTACCTTGTCGAAGATATTCGAAATCTTCCATTTGGAAAAGAGTTTGACATCGTCATAAGCGTTGGCATGATTGAACATTTTCCTGATGACCAAAAACCTGAGTCCATTGATTGGCACAGAAAGTTTTTAAAAGATGGGGGATATGCGATCTTAACTACCCCGAGGGCTCAGTTGAAATCTAAATTATATTATCAGATCATGGCTGATGTCATGAATCATACTTACAGGGAATTAATGACCATTCAGCAAATGGGAATGTACATTTATGAAAACGGTTTCGATATTTTAAGGCACGGTTTTATTAAAGTTCATAACGGAATTATTGCCAGACCTCGTTAAAAAAAGGAGGAATATAAAATGCTATTCTTTTCGCTATTTGAAAATGACCAGCCAACCATTCTTTCCTAAAGAAGGAAAAGGATGAATTCCAGCCCTGTCTTTAGGATATGGAAAGTAAAATCCTAACTGGATGGAGGCGTCATCAATGAAAAAATCATGGGCAGGAGCGGTCTGTTTATCACTTGCCGCAGGCATATGGGGCGGAATGTATGTGGTCAGCAAATACGTGCTTGAGTACATTCCCCCTTTTACATTAGTCTGGCTGCGTTTCATTATTGCGTTTGCCGTTTTATTCACTCTGCTGAAAATTTCTCAAAAAGGCATGAAGCCTAAATATTCAAAACAGGATTATATTCTCTTTGCATGGATCGGATTCATTGGCTATTTCGTTTCCATACTATGTCAGTTCATCGGCACAAAATTGTCTGATGCTCATACTGGAGCACTGCTCACATCAGCCACTCCTGCCTTTGTCGTTCTGTTTGCAGGTGTTATTCTTAAGGAAAAGATTACGCCAAGAAAACTGATCTCTGTTCTTTTGGCGACAATTGGGGTCATCATCGTCATTGGGTACAAGCAAAACATGGAATACAGCGGGAGCCTTTTTTTAGTACTGGCTGCAGTAACGTGGGCCTTGCTTTCTGTATTTGTCAAAATCGCATCTAAAAGATTTTCATCTTTAACAATCACAACTTATGCGATTTCTTTTGCCGTTATATTTACAAGTCCATTTGCTGTTTGGGAATGGAATGTGAATGCTATTACTGACATTAGTCCTTTGGTAATTACAGGGATTCTTTATTTAGGAATTATATCAACAGCAGGTGCTTTTTTTCTATGGAACAAAGGGATGGAATTAATGGAAGCTGGAGCAGGTTCCCTATTCTTCTTTTTCCAGCCATTGACGGGGGCATTTTTAGGATGGCTGCTTTTGAACGAAGGACTGAGTCCGTCTTTTTTTCTGGGAGGAGCTTGTATAATTGCAGGTGTTATTCTTGTTTCAGTAAAAAACCGGGTGACTGATTGAAAAATAAGTGGAATACTTTGAAAAGGCTGTGACATCAGCCTTTTTTTAGTGCCCATTTTAAAGCAACATCTCAGAAATGTATTTATTCTGAAAATAAGGCGTGACCTTTTCTTTTGCAGCACCCATCTATAAAATAAGAGATGAGTTGTAAATCTGCCTTAAGGTGTGATTCTTATTTTCTTTCTTTTTGCCGCAATAGGTCTTCTGATTGGCATTTTATCCGGATTTTTCGGTGTTGGCGGCGGTTTTATATTAACCCCTGTCTTGCTGCTGATGAATACAGAGCCAATTACTGCAATAACGATCAGTTTATTATATACAATCGGAACATCGGTTTCGGGGATGGTTGCTCATCTGAAATTGAAAAACCTGAGATGGAAAGAAGCTATAATTATAGGTCTAAGCGGAGTGGCAGCAACTCAGGCAGCCAATCCTTTTGTCTATTACTTAAATAATAATGGATATGATGAAACCATCATTCCCGTCACTTATATTCTCCTTTTGAGTTATTTTGCCTGGAGCTTGCTGTTCAGAAAGAAAAAGAAGAGCAATGGGGTAAAACCTATTAAAAAATGGGCGATAGTCTTTTTAGTGCTTACGGGAGGAATTGGTGGATTTATCTCAACTATGCTTGGTGTCGGCGGAGGGTTTATCATCGTGCCGCTCTTAATTTCGTTATCCGGTTTTTATCCTAAAGACGCAATCGGGACAAGTCTTCTCAGTGTTTTATTTATTGTCAGCAGTGGCTTTATCACTTATTTTATAAAATCTCCCATAGATTTATCGATAGGCGCTTTTTTGATAGCGGGAGGCCTTGCAGGTGCTCAGGCCGGAGCTTATATGACAGCCAAATACGAACATGCAGAGATGAAATTGCTTCTTGGCATGCTGTATTGTTTCACAGCAATGAGCGTAGGCATGAAATTGATTGGCTTTGAAGTTTTGGGCATGATTATTCTGTTTTTATTTTTAGGTTTACTTTACATGAAAATGGCAGCGTCCTTTATAACCCGCCGAAATAAAATCCGTTCCTATTGAGCGGCTTGTTTTATATAAAAGCCAAACCGAGAACGTCCGTATTTCGCCTGAACTGCGAAATACGGACATTCTCTGTTTTCTAATCAAACCTTTTCCCCACCACAACCCCATCAACAGCTAGTCTTTTTACATTTTTATAATCATATTTATTGTGTATGCCCCAAATATAGAGAGTCAGCTTCGCCCGTTTGGCCTGCTGATAAAAATAATAATTCAGGCACCGTTTGTGCAGGGTGATAAAATCAATTTTTGCTCCCAGCTCATTTAGCTGATGATAGGGGATATGAGAAGAGATAACAAGTCCTTTTTTAATTTGAGGCAGGAATGCATTCAGAAGCATAATGCTCTTAAGCTCAGTTGATTGGATGGAGAGCATAGAAAACTCATTAGGAGAGTAATCGTCCAATATTTTATCTTAAAGGACTTTTTCGATGCCTGGATAAATAGAGGGGCATTTTAAATCAATGAGCAGATGATAGCGATCATTATATTTCATAAAAACTTCATCTAACGTAGGAATTTTTTCGCCTGCGAATGATTCTTCATACCATTCACCGACATCGAGATTTTTCAGCTCCTTTAATGTCAGATCTGAAACTTTTTTATCAAGGCCTGCGGTTCTTTTCAGGGTAATGTCATGAATGACAACCAAATGTTTATCCTTGCTCATTTGAACATCAAGCTCAATCATATTGAATCCATCACGTATTTTCATGAGCGAGAGAGGATAGTCCGCGGTGTGCAATAAAAAGCTCTTCATCATAGGATGGCGAATCTGCCGCCAGCACATAATGCGCAAGGAAGGAAAGCAAAAATACAATGACCACCAGATATTTCAGTTAAATCATCCTTTCTGACTGAATCAGAGTCTTATGTCCTATAATATGCCAATGATGGACAAAGCGTTTATGTGAATGTTTCTCCTTTAGTTTTGAAAAAATAAAAGGGTGACAAATTTTAGAGAAGGAGGAACAAGTATGGCACATAAACATCAAAATAGTGCAGAGCAGAAAGCGAAAAAACAGCCTGCAAAGCATCAGGAAGAGTTTTCAAGCGAGATCGCTCATAAAGCAAAGCCGGCTCCTGGGCACAAAGAGCAAAAAAAACATAAAAAAATATAAAGATGGCAGCGGGGGAGGAGTTTCAATGAAAAAAATAGCTCTTTTTCTTTTTCTTTTTATCTTTCTGGCTGTACTTTATCAAATGGAAGGTATTCAGCAGATGGATAATGCAGTTGTAAAAGGTGCAGAGGATTTTCGGACTGAGCCTTTTAATTTCTTTTTTCTCACAGTCAGTGATATTGGGTCAATCAAAGTGGAATTTCCCATTATGATCTTCGCATCTATTGTTCTTTTGTTTTTTAGAAAGTTTTTGCCTGTCATATTTTTGTGGGGAACTTTCTATTCCATTCGCTTTATCAATGATGAGCTAAAGGATTTATTTCATAGGGAAAGACCGTCCTTTGATGCAGTTATCCATGCAGCGCATTACAGTTTTCCAAGCGGACATGCAATGAATTCAACTGCTTTTTATGGATTTCTTTGTTATTTGGTGCTTTCGTTCACATCATCAAAGCAAAGAAGCAGAAAATGGTGGATCGGAATCACGGTTATTTTGATAGGCTTAATCGGCATGAGCAGAATCTATCTGGGCGTGCATTACTTAGTAGATGTTCTGGCCGGATTTTCAGCTGGTATGGTCTGGCTGCTCGTCATTATAAAAGTATACGAAATGATAAAATCGACAAAACTAGACTATCTTAAATGAAGGAAATTTGCCTTTTGCCCTCTAATACATAATGTATCGACTTGAAGGGGGAATCGTAAAATGGGGTTAAGTCTTTTTACGGTAAAAAAGAGGTGCCAGAATTACGACATCACCATCTTCCAAACACCTAAATTTGGTGAAGAAAAAGGCTATGAACAAGTATACCGTCTGAATATAAAGGCTTCAGGACATAGTGAAGCTCTTCAACATGTTTTTTGTATGTTTAACGTTTCTGACCGAGTGCCGAATGATTATGAGGCAAGGTTTATATCAACTGGAGATATTCTTTTAATTGACGAAGTAAAACGCGGACAAACATACTACAAGCTGTTATCCGGCGGCTGGACAAAGATTAACAGGGTTCATGTAAGATAAAGAAAGGCAGCGATCTGACATCGCTGCCTTACTAATTTTATAAGTTATGACCAGGCCCATTTTTTCGTTTGGCTGAAGTTTCTTCTTTGCCGTGAGCATTTTCTTCTGCTTCAATTGCTTCAGGCGGTATATGGTTATTCTTTTTTTGCCCATTGATGCGATTACGGTGTTTTTTGCCCAAAAGTAACCCCTCCTTGTCCTCTATATTTTTTACAAACTAATCGGTTTTCACTACAGTAAATAATTTTCATGTATAAGATGCTGGTTAAATCGGAAAATGTAGAAGGAGAAAAGATTTTGAGTGCTGATTATGGTATATTGAAAAAGCACCTTTTTATACATATAACTGGAGGTATGAACGATGAGTGTTCACATTGGAGCAAAACAAAACGAAATTGCAGAATCTATTCTTTTGCCTGGAGATCCGCTTAGAGCTAAATATATAGCAGAAACGTTTTTAGAAGATGCAGTATGCTATAACGAAGTACGCGGGATGCTTGGATTTACTGGAACGTATAAAGGCCATCGCATCTCTGTACAGGGTACAGGCATGGGTGTTCCATCAATTGCGATTTATGTAAATGAGCTTATGCAAAGCTATAATGTTCAAAAATTAATCCGTGTTGGAACGTGCGGTGCCATTCAGCAGGACGTTAAAGTAAGAGACGTAATTCTGGCGATGAGTGCGTCAACCGATTCACAAATGAACAGAATGACTTTCGGCGGTGTCGATTACGCGCCAACTGCTGATTTTGAATTACTGAAGTACGCATATGATGCTGGAACTGAAAAAGGATTAAAACTGAAAGTCGGAAACGTCTTTACTGCAGATATGTTCTACAATGACAACTCCGAGCTTGAGAAATGGGCGAAATACGGTGTTCTGGCAATTGAAATGGAATCAGCAGCACTCTATACGCTTGCAGCTAAATTCGGCCGTAAGGCATTATCCGTGCTGACAGTAAGCGACCACATCTTAACAGGCGAAGAAACAACATCTGAAGAGCGTCAAACGACGTTTAATGAAATGATGGAAATTGCATTAGAGGCAGCAATTAAATAAAAAAGGAAACGCACGAAAATTTTTTCGTGTGTTTCCTCTTTTTTTCGACAAGATCTGCCACAATTGACAGATATAGTTTTTCTCATTTTAGGCAATAGTGATAAAATGAAAGCATGAAAGACATACAGGCAGGTAGGGTGAACAAATTTTGAACATAAAAAAAGCTACAGTAATGACTATTATTCCCATGACGCTTTTACTTTCGGCATGCACTGGAATTCAACTGTCAAAGGATCTTAATCCATTTAAAGAAGGCCAATCTGAAACCCAGCAGGAAAAGCAGAGTTCTGCGGAAGAAAAGCCAAAAGAAGAAACCGCTCAGTTCCAATTAGAAGAGCAATTTTTCAACAAGATTCAAGAAGTCAATGGAAAGCCGACGATTACAAATCCCGAGAATCGAATGGTGCTCGTGAATAAGGAATATTCTCTTCCTTCTGCATATGAGCCCGCTGACCTTGTTGCTCCTAAGGTGGCGTTCTCATTTGGAGATACAGATGTACCGCAGCGTTACATTCGTAAAGAAGCAGCCATTGCCCTTGAAAAAATGTTTGCACAGGCAACAAAAGAAGGTATTGAGCTATTTGCAGTATCCGGATACAGGTCGTATGAACGTCAAACCGGCATTTTAAATGTTGAGAAAGCACTTAAAGGCGATGAAGTGGCACTTGAAACAGTTGCTCTTCCAGGTCAAAGCGAGCATCAGACCGGCCTTGCAATGGATATTACAAGCAGAAGCGCCGGTATGGATATAACCGAGAAATTCGGAGATACGCCAGAAGGAAAATGGGTTAAGGAGAATGCCCATAAATTCGGCTTTATTATCCGCTATCAAAAAGGAAAAGAAGATATTACACAGTTTGCATATGAGCCATGGCATTTGCGCTATGTAGGAGTAAATGAAGCAGCGGAAATCTATAAAAACGATCTGACGCTTGAAGAATTTTTTGCTGAAGTGAAGAAAATGTAATGAGTCATCCTGATCTTGATCTGTTGAATTATGACCTGGATGTCATCTTCATTGGGTTTAACCCGAGTTTGTATTCAGCTGAAGTCATGCATCATTATGCAAGTAAAAGCAATCGTTTTTTGGAGAATTCTTTCTCATGCAGGAATAACGGACAGGCTTTATTCGCCTAGTGAAGATTTCAAGCTTCTTGAAAAAGGATTTGGTTTTACTAATATCGTCCACAGACCAACGAAGTCTGCTGCGGAAATAACAGCCGAAGAGTATCGTGAAGGCAAAAAAGTGCTATTGAATAAGCTGATGTTCTATCAGCCGAAAATAGCCTGCTTCGTCGGTAAAGGTGTTTATTTATCCTATAGCGGAAAACAGAAAGCAGATTGGGGTCTGCAGCCCGATTCAGCAGCTAAAGGCGTTATGGAATTCACTGCCCCTTCTTCAAGCGGACTGGTGAGAATGAAGCAGGATGAGATTGTTGATATCTATAAAGGTTTAGCTAATTTGATCAAAGAAAAGCAGTCATTCATTTAATAGTGAAAAGACTGCTTTTTTTGTTCATTCATTTACTTACCAGAACAGCAAACCGCCTAAAACCACGCCTGTTACAAACGCTAAGCCGATTCCATAAGGATAACCATAGCCATAGCCGCCGTAGCCGCCGTAAAATCCCATGCCGAAACCGCCGCGCCCGCGTCCTCCAAAGGGCTGAATATAAACCTTTTGCCGAGTAACATTTGTAATTCTGCCAACATGCTGATTTCCAAATCGATCACTGATGCGGACAACTTTACCATGGTACTGACAGCAAAGGTTATAATAATTTTGAGACAAATTTTTTTCCTCCCTTCAACCTGCTTCCTCATAATCTATGAAAAATAAGGGAGAAGGGTTTGTACGTATACCCCCGATATGCTTTATTTCATACATCTGAAAATGCGAAATTGAACGGCGAGATAATAGGCTTCACGGAGTTTTTCGTGCTCAGCAAGCATGTCAAAATAAACGGGATCAAGATTTTCTGACATATCAAACTCTGTTGTCGGTTCATCTTCTTCTATTATAAAGTCATCTTTTGTGCGGACTTCAATTTTTTGAAAGCCTGCTGATTTTATTGCGGACTTCCACTCCTCTTCATTAAATAGATGGTGAAACTCGTAAAATGACTGAATTTTTTCCTTTAGTTTGCGGTCAGTCTGATCTGCAGCTGTCACTTCAATCGCGAGAAGAACACCGTTATCTTTCATTACCCGGTTCAGTTCTCTCAATGACTGAACAGAATCTGTGAAGCTCAAAACAGACTCGCAAAAAATGAAGTCAAATTGTTTTTCTTTGAATGGAAGGTTCTCGACTGATCCTTGTACAAGGCATTTATCTTCTTTTAATCTGTTTTTTGCTTTTAAAAGCATAATGGGGTCAATATCTAAACCGGTCACATTATAATTAAGCGATTTTAGAAACTGCAAGGTTTGGCCGGTTCCGCAGCCAGCGTCAAGAATGGATGCTGATACAGGAATCATTTCAAGTTCGATGATCTCCTTTGTCAGCATGAAACCGCCTGGATGGGCACCCCCAACTCCAAGTTGTGCAAGTAAATCAAGATAGCCAGGCATTTGCATGAACTCCTTTCAAACTAAATTATGCGGTTTTCCATCTTCCTATGAAGTTGATTCTCCAAATTTGTCCGAAAATCATTAAATAAAATTGAATTTTAAAACACTGAGAATGGTTTCAGCTTTATAGTAAATACTGTTTGAAGGACCTAGGATTCGCTGTGTTTTTAGTTGACGTTTTTGTTTTCGTTACTCATAATGATTACATAATGAGGGTGGTGTTAATTTGTTTAAAAATAACAATGTGAAATTTCTGTTTGCAATCCTTTTAACTGCCATCATTAGCGCAGGTATTACGTTTGCGGTCGTTCAGAAAGACAGCGGCCTGAGTCAGGCGCAGGGGAAAAGCGATGACCCCTTTGAAAAGCTTTATTCTACATACGACACGCTTAAAGGCGAATTTTATCAGGATACAAATCAGGAAAAACTTGTAGACGGTGCAATTAAAGGAATGCTTCAATCTTTGGATGATCCGTATTCAACTTATATGGATCAGGAGGAAGCAAAGGGCTTCAATGAGAATATTTCATCATCTTTTGAAGGAATTGGTGCCGAGGTTCAAGAATCTGACGGGAAAATTATGATTGTTTCTCCTATTAAAGGTTCACCCGCTGATAAAGCCGGCCTTAAGCCAAAAGACAAAATTCTGAAAGTCGATGACAAAAGCGTTGAAGGAATGACAGTCAACGAAGCTGTTATGCTGATCCGCGGGGAAAAAGGCTCAAAGGTTCAGCTCGTTATAGAACGTGACGGTGTCGGAGAGCTCGATTTTAATCTGACAAGAGATACTATCCCTTTAGAAACAGTTTATACAGAGGTTGAAAGCGGAATTGGCAAGGTTCAGATTACAAAGTTTTCAGAAACGACCGGAAAAGAACTGGCTGATGCTTTAAACGAGCTGAATGATCAGGAAGTGAAGGGACTTGTGCTTGATTTAAGACAAAATCCAGGCGGTCTGCTTGATCAGGCGATTGCAATGAGTGATATTTTCGTCCCTAAAGGAAAAACCATCATGCAAATCGAAAACAAAGATGGTTCAAAAGAAGTTCAAAAATCCCAAAATGATTCTGCCGTGAATGTTCCAGTTGTCGTTGTTGTAGATAATGGAACCGCAAGTGCTGCAGAAATTATGGCCGGTGCTTTGAATCAATCTGCCGGTATTCCAATTGTCGGAGAAAAAACGTTTGGGAAA
Proteins encoded in this region:
- a CDS encoding sporulation protein, giving the protein MSFFNKILSSVGIGAAKVDARLASDKIVLGEELKGIIHVEGGNIEQQIDEIYLSLQTTYLKESDDKKYHQTATITKVKINEPFVIKANEIKEIPFAFPLPADTPITLGSSKVWLETGLDIKGAVDPSDKDFLDVAAPPLVQTIFSALRDLGFNLRKVENEAAPYHLRKRLPFIQEFEFYPTAGPFRGKLDELEVVISNVSHHGVELLLEVDRRARGLGGFLSEALEMDESLVKVMITQQDQASIRRTLENVIQRYS
- a CDS encoding phosphatase PAP2 family protein, coding for MKKIALFLFLFIFLAVLYQMEGIQQMDNAVVKGAEDFRTEPFNFFFLTVSDIGSIKVEFPIMIFASIVLLFFRKFLPVIFLWGTFYSIRFINDELKDLFHRERPSFDAVIHAAHYSFPSGHAMNSTAFYGFLCYLVLSFTSSKQRSRKWWIGITVILIGLIGMSRIYLGVHYLVDVLAGFSAGMVWLLVIIKVYEMIKSTKLDYLK
- a CDS encoding bifunctional 2-polyprenyl-6-hydroxyphenol methylase/3-demethylubiquinol 3-O-methyltransferase UbiG, translated to MNAFNDELKKYFAAFRPAEVKDVLGRSMKLRLWNYIHRIEDGIWDPRGKRALFEGLHVSKPRILFLGAAEGYEAMQLAAMYPGGEIVMVDYDPFCRDGRFAEFPEHYPFLGENPVTGAPKVWYKNDFNITYLVEDIRNLPFGKEFDIVISVGMIEHFPDDQKPESIDWHRKFLKDGGYAILTTPRAQLKSKLYYQIMADVMNHTYRELMTIQQMGMYIYENGFDILRHGFIKVHNGIIARPR
- a CDS encoding DMT family transporter, producing the protein MKKSWAGAVCLSLAAGIWGGMYVVSKYVLEYIPPFTLVWLRFIIAFAVLFTLLKISQKGMKPKYSKQDYILFAWIGFIGYFVSILCQFIGTKLSDAHTGALLTSATPAFVVLFAGVILKEKITPRKLISVLLATIGVIIVIGYKQNMEYSGSLFLVLAAVTWALLSVFVKIASKRFSSLTITTYAISFAVIFTSPFAVWEWNVNAITDISPLVITGILYLGIISTAGAFFLWNKGMELMEAGAGSLFFFFQPLTGAFLGWLLLNEGLSPSFFLGGACIIAGVILVSVKNRVTD
- a CDS encoding sulfite exporter TauE/SafE family protein, whose translation is MILIFFLFAAIGLLIGILSGFFGVGGGFILTPVLLLMNTEPITAITISLLYTIGTSVSGMVAHLKLKNLRWKEAIIIGLSGVAATQAANPFVYYLNNNGYDETIIPVTYILLLSYFAWSLLFRKKKKSNGVKPIKKWAIVFLVLTGGIGGFISTMLGVGGGFIIVPLLISLSGFYPKDAIGTSLLSVLFIVSSGFITYFIKSPIDLSIGAFLIAGGLAGAQAGAYMTAKYEHAEMKLLLGMLYCFTAMSVGMKLIGFEVLGMIILFLFLGLLYMKMAASFITRRNKIRSY
- a CDS encoding YodL domain-containing protein; the protein is MGLSLFTVKKRCQNYDITIFQTPKFGEEKGYEQVYRLNIKASGHSEALQHVFCMFNVSDRVPNDYEARFISTGDILLIDEVKRGQTYYKLLSGGWTKINRVHVR
- a CDS encoding protein kinase; translation: MVNLLLKYGERPLKSGKTINSKYIIKKVLGMGSYGITYLTEDIHCRKFAVVKQLRAYKARSSKGLLSFMREADIQSSMRNSAFPDFYESFQWEKKHFISMEYVEGETFEDLIFIKKEAYGEKESFHILLKVLRAVKILHENGIVHRDLRIPNILMKNQSIHIIDFGLARRLNESYEVCKSETKYSEEKILFREVSYQSDFFALGHFVLFLLYSGYVPSSRKSRSWEDELELSSFAKEIIKRMLKLLKPYDSIDELIGEVLKCADGREQNVIF
- a CDS encoding glycerophosphodiester phosphodiesterase family protein is translated as MMKSFLLHTADYPLSLMKIRDGFNMIELDVQMSKDKHLVVIHDITLKRTAGLDKKVSDLTLKELKNLDVGEWYEESFAGEKIPTLDEVFMKYNDRYHLLIDLKCPSIYPGIEKVL
- a CDS encoding helix-hairpin-helix domain-containing protein — its product is MKQKSPKLPLTDKEREQLRKGKIKLLEIKEMKANELAALIEVPNERARVLIGLAVFQSIPSVGPKLAHNFAVDFGFSALADIKNRKGEELVHELEKKYGVWMDPCVEDVMRCVVYHANHPGSDKNWWDFTEERKKYRETFGYPDDRPIKAWHE